atatgctaaggatcaggtggataaattgtgtgtaacatggcataaataaaagggagaaagtggcacaggacacgccacagaggggcattatatcgccactcctatgggtgataaccataaatgacctattacggatgctgactgagaaagggttttgaacccgtctgctacgcagacgatgttataataattctaaagagtaaggatccgaatgatCTATGCaggagggccgaaagggtcttgcgtatagcatatgactgggctagacccagaggtctcaatgtttgctcatagaaaactgaaatatgcctggaagacaaaggtgggccaattaaacgcaccacgtttcctcaataagacgatttcgatatctgactacgtcaaatacttaggtgtgatcttgtacaggaaactgaattggaattgtcactttcaggagcgtactgagaaggctcgcagatgttgggcattatgtagacgggccgtaggctcgaaatggggcctgaatcctggaatagtccactggctctacaggagcgtgatcagaccaatacttacatacgcctcagtagtttggtggactgctatgaagtaaaagagcaacataaggaccgagaacaagttgtcttggcataggcggagcgataaggaccacgcccactaggacactagacactattcaagatatccgacccattgacatacagattaagtatgaggcagccactgcggctatgagacttatgaTGAGtggctcataccatcgcggtataatcgaggcgaccataggaaacctggaaggaagggaagaggtttccgattggatacctgagatgaactttgaagtcgagtgcgaggcactgctgccattggcatagtcttggattgacggaaccctagtattgtcatctggaagatcatgttcgggtcgacgcagtccgagttaagggagtggaacagcgaaaagttaagtaggacggcaaaaatcttatgggggatccagatcgtgagaagactaggctattactgaaaggtagcaaggaggaggtcagtatagctattggtatcataacgggacacataggactacgagctcacttatataaaatcggtgcggcaagtgatagcatatgtaggggtagatgatgagacgtagGAGCATTACCTTTGTCATTGGCCGGATTTCGCGTCCAAcggataccggtacttaggtacagacacaatatcaggcatgaatggtattgaaaacagtGAGTTCTGATAGAGCCATTGACATCCATGGCAAAAATGGTCTCGTTTTGACCATATTTAtgtataactgctatatagaccgatttcctgttAAGGGTTTTAaggccataacaggcgcatataaaacccgaatttgctgaaatttgaaaaagaaaattgcaaTATGTCTCTCGATATACAGACCGAGTATGATCCACAAACGACTTTAGTTAGACATTGTCGCCAAATAGACCAATTTaacgatttagagtcttaagctcataacaagtaaaagcgagctaagttcggccgggctgaatcttgaaaacccaccaccatggatttcgctaaaaattacaaaataaattaagttgaagggcataattttattctacctaCCAAACctctgtcaaaccagaaaaattaaagcttctaggaaccgaacaatgatgatcgagaaacccatttatttgggagttatatcgggttatagacaaTTTggatgatatgtgagaagtttacacctgttccttagtgaaatgttcatggtcaaaatttgcattttgccttGGGCAAAAGGAGGGGAGTTCTAAGGTCGGATGGCCTAGATTAGGCCGACGGAActtaactttgcttaaatttacAATGAAGAATTTCGACCAGAATCCGTGTACATTGTAGTAGTCATAGAGGAAGCGAATGCCTtcatatttccaaaaaaattccaatttcaGCTAAACATGTGTGTTTACTTGTTCCATTGTTTCATTGTATTTTAAATGTATCACAGAATGTATAACACGACATGAAATTTACAAGGGAAttaaaaacagacaaacaagATATTTGCGATACAAACTGGAGCATAGAACACGCTCAACTCTTATTTGTAACAAGCATCTACAACAGAATCTGTTAACTGCAATCGAATATTCATTATAAAAAGGTCGCACGAATTTCTCCTAAACAGGTCATAAAGCAAAATGTTTCTACCCACAGTGGTCTCTGTGACAGTTTTGTGCGTGGCTGTTATAGGCTCCGAGGTAACATtaagttaaatattttaaaattaaaaaaaaataaaataaaacataaaattctcCCCTAACTCGCAAATAGAAAAATTGGACTTATGAATTGATAAGCGTGGAATCCACATCCAGCGATCCCAATATAGCCGACATTGCCGTATCCGAAAAAAGAATTCGTCGCGGCCTGTACGCCTTCAGTGGATTTTTGGACTTTAAAACTGACTTGGATGACACCACCACTCTCGATTTGCGAGTGTATCGTAGTTCTACCGAACGTGACGAGGACTATCAACTAACGCCATTCGTCATTGAAAATGAAATTcttacgaatttcataaatttcCACTATAAGGCCTACATTATGGCGGCGATCAAGGACTGTGCTCCAACTGCTCCACAATACGATGGGGATTATGAATTTGAGCCACCATTTGCAAAAATTCGCATTGATGTGAATGAGTGTGGCGTGCCCACAGATGGTTTTCCGAATTTAATGGAGTACGGTATGTATAAAATCGAGGCATATCTACGCAACGACATTGAAatgttcttaaaaattattgtgaGATTGGAACAAAATctgtgaaatttgaaaatgtgaAAAGAACTATCTATTGAAATGTCTTTAAAACCTTCAAACATTAAAAGATTCTGTTTTTGCTGTTTTCTTTTCAAAAGTCACATAAATAAGATTTTATTTGTTGTAAAAAATATATTCCCATTGACATATGGCATTCGTTCAaggtatttaattaaaaaaaaaaattgattttgcaTTTTTGAAAACTGTCACCTAAGGCTAATAAAGACACATGTGCTAGAAAAATTATTTGCGTTTTCTTGAAGTTATCATCTTAGCATTATAATCGAATGTTGCCTtgatagaaataaaatatgcaCCCTCTACCACAGAATTGTGACTATACGAGATCTGTCATGTTAATGTCCCTCTGTTTGTCATAATAATACTTACTTTTGAATGAAGGACACTTTATTCTCATCATTATACCCTACGGCTCTACTCTAGCATAGGGTATTAagacttagtgcatttgtttacaaAATCACTTTATGCAacgattttgctatgtccgtctgtctgcctgtctgttcaTGTTTATTTGCGCACAAAGTACAGAAGCAACTTTTACTCcaccgtcttcaaatttggcacaggcatttTTTGGAAGTAGAGACGAAGgcgccttttataagcctaagaccctaaatcggaagatcggtctatatggcagctatatgcaaatctggaccgatctggtccaaattgacgaaggatgtcgaagagcccaacacaactcactgtcccaaatttaagcaacttcggacaataaatgcgcattttatgggcttaagaccctaaatcgaaggatcggtctatatggcagctatattcaaatctggaccgatctaagccaaatgaagaaggatgtcgaaaagcctagcacaactgactgtctccaatttcagcaaaatcggatgatatatgcggctattatgggcctaaaaccctaaatcggaggatcggtctatatggcagctatatgcaaatctggaccgatctgggccaaattgacgaaggatatcgaggagcccaatacaactcactgtctcaaatttcaacaaaatcggataataaatgtggcttttatgggcctaagaccctaaatttgaggatcggtctatatggcggctatatccaaatctgaaccgatctaggccaaattgacaaaggatgtcgaagtgccctacacaactcaccgtcccaaatttcagcaaaatcggataataaatgttgcatttatgggcctaagacccttattcggaggatcggtatatattgcagctatatccaaatctggaccgatctgggccaaattgaagaaggacgtcgaagagcctaacacaactcactatctcaaatttcagcaaaatcaaataatgaatggacccaaaaccttaaatcgagagatcggtctatatggtagctatatccaaatctgaacagagctggaccaaattgacgaaggatgtcgaagaggctaacacaactcactgtccaaaatttcagcaaaatcggataataaatgtggcttttatggccctaagaccctaaatcggaagatggatctatatagcagttatatccaaatctcgaccgaattgtgcc
The genomic region above belongs to Stomoxys calcitrans chromosome 5, idStoCalc2.1, whole genome shotgun sequence and contains:
- the LOC106087162 gene encoding uncharacterized protein LOC106087162, coding for MFLPTVVSVTVLCVAVIGSEKNWTYELISVESTSSDPNIADIAVSEKRIRRGLYAFSGFLDFKTDLDDTTTLDLRVYRSSTERDEDYQLTPFVIENEILTNFINFHYKAYIMAAIKDCAPTAPQYDGDYEFEPPFAKIRIDVNECGVPTDGFPNLMEYGMYKIEAYLRNDIEMFLKIIVRLEQNL